Proteins from one Sulfurovum sp. TSL1 genomic window:
- a CDS encoding CinA family protein produces MKNIQYLVEKIIRKLAKEGETISFAESCTGGRIAAAFTSISGASEVLHGSCVTYSNNIKHLWLGVSNEILEKQGAVSRECVSQMLDGIQKMASSDYAIAVSGIAGPTGGTEFKPVGTVYIGLKTPFSKEVYHCHFKGSRDAVQEESTLFAIEKLAEVLEI; encoded by the coding sequence ATGAAAAATATCCAATACCTAGTAGAAAAAATTATTCGAAAATTGGCAAAAGAGGGAGAGACGATCTCTTTTGCAGAAAGCTGTACAGGGGGTCGTATCGCTGCAGCCTTTACATCCATATCAGGTGCTTCAGAGGTTCTCCACGGCTCATGCGTCACATACTCGAACAATATCAAACATCTTTGGCTGGGAGTGAGTAATGAAATACTTGAAAAACAAGGTGCAGTGAGTCGGGAGTGTGTCTCTCAGATGCTAGATGGCATACAGAAGATGGCAAGTTCTGACTATGCTATAGCTGTTTCCGGCATAGCAGGCCCCACCGGCGGTACAGAATTCAAACCTGTGGGCACCGTATATATAGGGTTGAAAACACCTTTTTCCAAAGAGGTGTATCATTGTCACTTTAAGGGTTCAAGAGATGCAGTGCAAGAAGAATCTACCCTTTTTGCTATCGAGAAATTGGCCGAAGTCTTGGAAATTTAA
- the hisD gene encoding histidinol dehydrogenase has product MKIFYSSDDTFDANFDELLQRGKMDIEGVTSIVSGLLKEIQTEGNSAVKSQIAKFDRWEPANDDALLVSTEEMAKAYDAIDPELRDALHLAYDRIERYHQKLMPKTWMDKEANGTILGQKVTAVDRAGLYIPGGKAAYPSSLLMNVIPAQVAGVEEIVVCTPTPDDEINELLLAACHLCKVTKVFKVGGASAIGAMAYGTETIPKVDVITGPGNIFVATAKKLVYGEVNIDMIAGPSEIGILADESAREDYIAIDLLSQAEHDEMASSILITTDGELANRVSDKVEEFLGTLSREEIARKSIEERGAIIVTQDMDEAIELMNEIAPEHLEVITLDPMSLLDKIKHAGAIFLGENTPEPIGDYVAGPNHTLPTGGTAKFYSPLSVEHFLKKSSIISMSKEGMQEIGGACAMIANTEGLTAHEESVRIRLRD; this is encoded by the coding sequence GTGAAAATATTTTACAGTAGTGACGATACATTTGACGCAAATTTTGATGAATTGCTTCAGCGTGGTAAAATGGACATAGAGGGTGTGACAAGCATCGTGTCCGGGTTACTTAAAGAGATACAAACTGAAGGTAACAGCGCAGTAAAAAGCCAGATAGCGAAGTTTGACAGATGGGAACCGGCAAATGATGATGCCCTCTTGGTCTCTACAGAAGAGATGGCAAAAGCTTATGATGCCATAGATCCTGAACTTCGTGATGCCCTGCACCTTGCGTATGACCGTATAGAAAGGTATCACCAAAAACTGATGCCAAAAACATGGATGGACAAAGAAGCCAATGGAACGATCCTGGGACAAAAGGTCACTGCAGTCGATAGAGCAGGACTTTACATTCCTGGTGGAAAAGCTGCCTACCCAAGTTCACTGCTTATGAATGTGATCCCTGCACAGGTAGCGGGAGTGGAAGAGATAGTCGTATGTACGCCTACACCAGATGATGAGATTAATGAACTGTTACTGGCTGCTTGTCACCTTTGTAAAGTGACGAAGGTCTTTAAAGTGGGAGGTGCTTCTGCGATCGGTGCGATGGCGTACGGAACAGAGACCATACCTAAAGTGGATGTCATTACCGGTCCTGGAAATATTTTCGTGGCTACGGCCAAAAAACTGGTCTATGGCGAAGTGAACATAGACATGATCGCTGGACCATCGGAGATAGGGATACTTGCAGATGAGAGTGCAAGGGAAGACTACATCGCCATTGATCTTCTTTCACAGGCAGAACATGACGAAATGGCAAGTTCTATCCTCATTACCACCGATGGAGAACTTGCGAACAGGGTCAGTGACAAGGTAGAAGAGTTCCTTGGAACACTTTCACGTGAAGAGATAGCCAGAAAGTCAATAGAGGAGAGAGGTGCCATTATCGTGACCCAAGATATGGATGAGGCGATCGAGCTGATGAATGAGATCGCTCCTGAGCACTTAGAAGTGATCACGCTTGATCCAATGTCGTTGCTGGATAAGATCAAACATGCAGGTGCCATCTTCCTGGGTGAAAATACACCAGAACCGATAGGTGACTATGTGGCAGGACCAAACCACACACTGCCTACCGGTGGAACAGCGAAATTCTATTCTCCTTTAAGTGTAGAACACTTCTTGAAAAAATCCTCTATTATCTCTATGAGTAAGGAAGGGATGCAGGAGATCGGCGGTGCGTGTGCAATGATCGCAAATACGGAAGGGTTGACTGCGCATGAGGAGTCTGTGCGTATCAGACTTAGAGATTAA
- a CDS encoding 1-aminocyclopropane-1-carboxylate deaminase/D-cysteine desulfhydrase: MKTLHFPSPIQSITFDDHHFYLKRDDLIDSDFSGNKARKFYYFLQHDFPGVNTLVSYGSAQSNTMYSLSVLAKRKGWEFEYGVDHIADYLKVHPHGNYKAALDNGMKIIEKESIASSYPKNVLFIEEGGRQKEAAFGLRALAEEIVSWQEEHDITALNIFLPSGTGTTALFLQKYLPSNRVYTTACVGDEHYLKKQFFALEQDENVHPVILSLEKKHHFAKLYKENYKIWLKLQQQTGVEFDLLYDPLGWRVLLAHPEVFSIPTLYIHQGGVLGNESMLPRYERKYKELDKDIL; encoded by the coding sequence ATGAAAACATTACATTTTCCCTCTCCGATCCAATCGATCACTTTTGACGATCATCATTTTTATCTGAAACGGGATGATCTGATAGACTCTGATTTCTCTGGCAACAAAGCACGAAAATTCTACTATTTTCTTCAACACGACTTTCCCGGTGTCAATACGCTTGTCTCTTATGGTTCTGCACAGTCTAATACCATGTACTCACTCTCTGTATTGGCAAAGAGGAAAGGATGGGAGTTTGAGTATGGTGTAGACCATATCGCTGACTATTTAAAGGTGCACCCTCATGGCAATTACAAGGCTGCACTGGATAATGGCATGAAGATCATCGAAAAAGAGAGCATTGCTTCCAGCTATCCCAAGAATGTGCTTTTTATAGAAGAGGGCGGACGGCAAAAAGAGGCAGCGTTTGGACTACGGGCGTTGGCTGAAGAGATCGTTTCATGGCAAGAAGAGCATGATATAACAGCATTAAATATATTTCTACCCTCCGGGACCGGGACAACGGCACTTTTTTTACAAAAATATCTTCCTTCAAACAGGGTCTATACGACAGCCTGTGTAGGAGATGAGCACTATCTCAAAAAACAGTTTTTTGCGTTGGAACAGGATGAGAATGTTCATCCAGTGATCTTGAGTTTGGAGAAAAAACACCATTTTGCCAAACTTTATAAAGAAAATTATAAAATTTGGCTAAAATTACAACAACAAACGGGAGTGGAGTTTGACCTTCTCTATGACCCCCTTGGATGGAGAGTTTTACTTGCACATCCTGAGGTCTTTTCCATACCTACACTCTACATCCATCAAGGTGGCGTGTTAGGCAATGAGAGTATGCTCCCGAGATATGAACGAAAATATAAAGAGTTAGATAAGGATATATTGTGA
- the fbaA gene encoding class II fructose-bisphosphate aldolase: MSTKVLDVVPAGVVTGDDLQKLFKIAKEEGFALPAVNVVSTPSVNAVLEAAKKVNSPVMVQFSNGGGAYYAGKGLPSDEAAILGCISGAQHVHTVAKAYGIPVVLHTDHAARPLLPWIDALLDASEAHYKVHGVPLFSSHMLDLSEEPIEENIATCKVYLERMSKIGMTLEIELGVTGGEEDGVDNTHVDNALLYTQPEEVAYAYEELSKISDKFTIAASFGNVHGVYKPGNVSLTPKILDNSQTYIEEKYNTAKKPVNFVFHGGSGSELSDIREAISYGVVKMNIDTDTQWSFWDGVRNYVAKYHDYLQGQIGNPEGEDKPNKKYYDPRKWLRAAEESTVVRLERAFDDLNCLNRN; this comes from the coding sequence ATGTCTACAAAAGTTTTAGATGTTGTACCAGCAGGTGTAGTGACAGGGGATGACCTTCAAAAGTTGTTTAAAATTGCAAAAGAGGAGGGGTTTGCTTTACCTGCGGTGAATGTGGTGAGCACCCCTTCTGTGAATGCTGTACTTGAAGCTGCAAAGAAAGTAAATTCTCCCGTAATGGTCCAGTTCTCAAATGGTGGTGGTGCATACTATGCAGGTAAAGGACTTCCATCAGATGAAGCAGCTATATTAGGGTGTATCTCAGGCGCACAGCATGTGCATACGGTCGCTAAAGCTTATGGTATACCTGTTGTACTTCACACGGACCATGCAGCAAGACCACTTCTGCCTTGGATAGATGCGCTGCTGGATGCAAGTGAAGCACACTACAAGGTACATGGTGTACCTCTTTTCTCTTCTCATATGTTAGATCTCTCTGAAGAGCCGATAGAAGAGAATATCGCTACGTGTAAAGTCTATTTGGAGCGTATGTCCAAGATAGGCATGACACTGGAGATAGAGCTCGGTGTAACAGGCGGAGAAGAAGATGGGGTTGATAATACCCATGTCGATAATGCATTGCTCTATACGCAGCCTGAAGAGGTAGCCTATGCGTATGAAGAACTCTCAAAGATCTCTGACAAGTTCACGATCGCCGCTTCTTTTGGAAATGTACATGGGGTGTATAAACCGGGGAACGTTTCACTTACCCCTAAGATCCTTGATAATTCCCAAACCTATATCGAAGAGAAGTACAATACCGCCAAAAAACCTGTAAATTTTGTCTTCCACGGCGGTTCAGGCTCTGAACTCTCTGACATCAGAGAAGCGATCAGTTACGGTGTGGTTAAAATGAACATAGATACGGATACCCAGTGGTCGTTCTGGGATGGTGTACGTAACTATGTGGCTAAGTATCATGATTACCTGCAGGGACAGATCGGTAACCCTGAGGGTGAAGATAAACCGAACAAAAAGTATTATGATCCAAGAAAATGGTTACGTGCTGCAGAAGAGTCAACTGTTGTGAGACTTGAAAGAGCATTTGATGACCTTAACTGCTTAAACAGAAACTAA
- a CDS encoding peptidyl-prolyl cis-trans isomerase: MLKLAKISLLAVAVMATSVVASDILVTVNGKNITKQDAQAFVSASAPQANFMDLAPAEKKMVTERLVEKVLFTELAAQEGIDKKPEFKRNMEKIRDELLVNMWMKEQLDNAIVSESEAKAFYDKNAEKFMEKASMHARHILLENEKDAQDIIDTLKPLKGEALKTKFIELAKAKSTGPTAPNGGDLGTATEDRLVPEFSKAALALEKGQITTKPVKTQFGYHVIYLESKTEAKPASYEKVKENIIALLKQQQFTVKIKEVAKELKSKAKIVDMTEEVNATK; encoded by the coding sequence ATGTTAAAACTAGCAAAAATTTCACTGCTTGCTGTGGCTGTCATGGCAACATCAGTAGTGGCGTCAGACATACTTGTAACAGTCAACGGTAAAAATATCACTAAGCAGGATGCACAAGCATTTGTATCTGCCTCTGCCCCTCAGGCAAACTTTATGGACCTTGCTCCTGCTGAGAAAAAAATGGTTACAGAGAGACTAGTGGAAAAAGTCCTTTTTACAGAACTTGCAGCACAGGAAGGTATAGATAAAAAACCTGAATTTAAAAGAAACATGGAAAAGATCAGAGATGAACTTTTGGTAAACATGTGGATGAAAGAGCAGTTGGATAATGCCATTGTAAGTGAGAGTGAAGCAAAAGCATTTTATGATAAGAACGCTGAAAAATTCATGGAAAAAGCTTCGATGCATGCAAGACATATATTACTTGAGAATGAAAAAGATGCACAAGATATTATTGATACGCTCAAGCCACTGAAAGGTGAGGCACTCAAAACCAAGTTCATTGAATTGGCTAAAGCCAAATCTACAGGACCTACTGCACCCAATGGGGGAGATCTTGGTACTGCAACAGAAGACAGATTGGTTCCGGAATTTTCAAAAGCAGCTTTGGCACTGGAAAAAGGTCAAATCACGACAAAACCTGTCAAAACACAGTTCGGTTACCATGTGATCTATCTTGAAAGTAAGACAGAGGCGAAACCGGCGTCTTATGAGAAAGTGAAAGAGAATATCATTGCTTTACTCAAGCAACAGCAGTTTACTGTTAAAATTAAAGAAGTTGCAAAAGAACTTAAAAGTAAAGCCAAAATTGTCGATATGACAGAAGAAGTAAACGCAACCAAATAG
- the nth gene encoding endonuclease III has product MAKVKKATKKEIEEIKSIFLEHYPDSVTELEYRNLFELLIAVMLSAQCTDKRVNIITPALFEAYPDPVSLANADLDEVKSYINTCSFFNNKAKNLIKMAQSVVEHYGNEVPLERDELVKLAGVGQKTANVVMIEYAGANLMAVDTHVFRVAHRLGLSDAKTAVKCEEELSKKFKTDLHLLHQAMVLFGRYRCKAVKPECEGCFMEAHCKTKQTFKV; this is encoded by the coding sequence ATGGCAAAAGTCAAAAAAGCAACCAAAAAAGAGATAGAAGAGATAAAAAGTATCTTTCTTGAACACTATCCTGATTCTGTCACTGAATTAGAGTATCGTAATCTTTTTGAACTGCTCATTGCGGTCATGCTCTCTGCCCAGTGTACAGATAAACGTGTGAATATCATTACCCCTGCTCTTTTCGAAGCCTATCCCGACCCGGTATCTCTTGCCAATGCCGACCTGGATGAAGTCAAATCGTACATCAATACCTGTTCATTTTTCAACAACAAAGCCAAAAATCTCATCAAAATGGCACAGAGTGTCGTAGAACATTATGGGAATGAAGTGCCACTGGAGCGTGATGAACTGGTCAAGCTTGCAGGCGTGGGTCAAAAAACAGCCAATGTCGTCATGATAGAGTATGCCGGTGCCAATCTTATGGCTGTAGATACCCATGTATTCAGGGTCGCGCACCGTTTAGGGCTCTCTGATGCCAAAACCGCTGTCAAATGTGAAGAGGAGTTAAGTAAAAAGTTTAAAACAGACCTACATCTGCTCCATCAGGCGATGGTACTCTTTGGACGCTACAGATGTAAAGCGGTCAAACCCGAGTGTGAAGGCTGCTTTATGGAGGCCCATTGCAAAACAAAACAAACCTTTAAAGTGTAA
- a CDS encoding M20/M25/M40 family metallo-hydrolase — protein sequence MSSIIEHFQTLTQIPHCSKIADRLLEFLVTFAKERGYDVEVDDIKNIFISKGRPALCLQAHYDMVCMGKAPILETYIEDGWMKAKDASLGADNGMAIAMMMQLMDEGQELEFLFTADEEVGLIGANQVSFDLQSPYMLNLDSEDEAEVYIGCAGGVDITATKQDSYVDGSGDCYEVAVKGLVGGHSGVDIDKGIPSAIKVLGEYLHEHQITQLASIYAGERRNSIPANAVAIVRSALKLENTELVKVRELTERPKVLREGAQTIEMIHQFKHGVHAQNEALGIPDVSINLAIITADEKGGLLVETSARAMDALKLEDISKETLAFFNAYGFNVKLEDKYPAWKPDVSDFTNLVSQEMRSVFGKTKMMAIHAGLECGVIAEKYPAMKFASIGPTIRYPHSTREMVDLESVERTFEVVKRIIRSVNEEQKRD from the coding sequence ATGTCATCTATCATCGAACATTTTCAAACCCTCACACAGATCCCGCACTGCAGTAAAATAGCAGACAGGTTATTGGAATTTTTGGTTACGTTTGCTAAAGAAAGAGGGTATGACGTTGAAGTAGACGACATTAAAAATATTTTCATCTCAAAAGGCAGACCGGCACTCTGTCTTCAGGCACATTATGACATGGTCTGCATGGGCAAGGCACCTATCCTGGAAACCTATATAGAAGATGGCTGGATGAAAGCCAAAGATGCTTCCCTAGGTGCAGACAACGGTATGGCCATAGCAATGATGATGCAGCTTATGGATGAAGGCCAAGAGTTGGAATTTCTGTTCACGGCTGACGAAGAGGTCGGACTCATAGGGGCCAATCAAGTCTCCTTTGATCTTCAGAGCCCCTACATGTTAAACCTAGACAGTGAGGATGAAGCAGAGGTCTATATCGGGTGTGCAGGCGGTGTCGATATTACAGCCACCAAACAAGACAGTTATGTGGACGGAAGTGGCGATTGCTATGAAGTGGCTGTCAAAGGACTGGTCGGTGGACACTCCGGTGTAGATATCGATAAAGGCATTCCTTCTGCGATCAAAGTACTGGGTGAGTATTTACATGAACACCAGATCACACAATTGGCAAGTATCTATGCAGGAGAACGTCGAAATTCTATTCCGGCAAATGCAGTGGCCATTGTACGCAGTGCATTGAAGTTGGAGAACACAGAGTTGGTGAAGGTACGTGAACTGACGGAAAGACCGAAAGTATTGCGTGAGGGCGCTCAAACCATAGAGATGATACATCAATTCAAGCATGGTGTACATGCACAAAATGAGGCGCTGGGCATTCCTGATGTCAGTATCAACCTGGCCATTATCACCGCAGATGAGAAAGGTGGGCTTCTTGTGGAAACCAGTGCACGTGCAATGGATGCGCTAAAGCTGGAAGATATTTCAAAAGAAACATTAGCATTTTTTAACGCTTACGGTTTTAACGTAAAACTTGAAGATAAATACCCCGCATGGAAACCCGATGTCAGTGATTTTACCAATCTTGTCAGTCAAGAGATGCGGTCGGTGTTCGGTAAAACAAAGATGATGGCGATACATGCAGGACTTGAGTGTGGTGTCATCGCAGAGAAATATCCTGCCATGAAGTTTGCTTCCATCGGTCCAACCATACGGTATCCGCACTCTACAAGAGAGATGGTCGACCTGGAATCCGTTGAACGTACGTTTGAGGTAGTGAAACGGATCATAAGATCGGTGAATGAAGAGCAGAAAAGAGATTGA
- a CDS encoding CPXCG motif-containing cysteine-rich protein translates to MEHFFTCPYCWERISMVLDYSEEESEYIEDCEVCCRPIELHFRFSGKELVSFEARRMEGI, encoded by the coding sequence ATGGAACATTTCTTTACCTGTCCCTACTGTTGGGAACGTATCTCCATGGTACTGGACTATTCCGAGGAAGAAAGTGAATATATAGAAGACTGTGAAGTATGCTGTCGCCCCATAGAACTTCATTTCAGGTTTTCCGGGAAAGAGTTGGTGAGTTTTGAAGCGAGAAGAATGGAAGGGATCTAA
- a CDS encoding DUF1653 domain-containing protein, translated as MKLEKGVYRHYKGNLYEVFMTAQHSETKEWMVVYKALYGDQGTWVRPYEMFIEKVEVEGLCIPRFEKLEDED; from the coding sequence ATGAAATTGGAAAAAGGAGTCTACAGACATTATAAAGGAAATCTTTATGAGGTCTTTATGACAGCACAACACTCAGAGACCAAGGAGTGGATGGTGGTCTATAAGGCATTATATGGAGATCAAGGAACATGGGTGCGTCCGTATGAGATGTTCATAGAAAAAGTTGAGGTAGAGGGGCTCTGCATACCCCGTTTTGAAAAGCTGGAAGATGAGGATTAG
- a CDS encoding cytochrome b/b6 domain-containing protein — protein sequence MKKWRLDFRIWHWVHATVILGLLGTVFLRKTFLSWRTNSELLTQKLSEINIEVTSDQAKTLATAIRAPMWEWHIILGYALAVLVVWRLLLFFTPSGKTNYQNFKEKTLYKKTVALSYIVFYAVLLFMAITGLTIHFYEALSLTKDTAHDIKELHELVYNAVLIFVPLHIIGVIVAESRDEKGIISDMIHGGA from the coding sequence ATGAAAAAATGGCGTTTGGATTTTAGAATATGGCACTGGGTACATGCAACAGTCATTTTGGGCCTGTTAGGCACTGTATTTTTACGCAAAACCTTTTTAAGCTGGAGAACGAACTCTGAACTTCTGACACAAAAACTTTCAGAGATCAACATTGAGGTCACCTCAGATCAGGCGAAAACACTTGCTACCGCCATCCGTGCACCCATGTGGGAGTGGCACATCATCTTAGGGTATGCGCTCGCAGTTTTAGTCGTATGGCGACTACTGCTCTTTTTTACCCCAAGTGGAAAAACAAACTACCAGAACTTCAAAGAAAAGACGCTCTATAAAAAAACGGTCGCCCTAAGTTATATCGTTTTCTATGCTGTCCTTCTCTTTATGGCCATTACAGGATTGACCATCCATTTTTATGAAGCACTCTCTCTTACTAAAGATACGGCCCATGACATCAAAGAGCTGCATGAACTTGTCTACAATGCCGTACTGATCTTTGTACCTTTACATATCATCGGGGTCATTGTTGCTGAGAGCAGAGATGAAAAAGGGATCATTTCAGATATGATCCACGGAGGGGCGTAA